AAACCACCGGCTGGGACACGACATTCGGCGGGCAACCCACTGCGGAGTGGAGGCCTAAGATTTTGGGAGATGGATCTTTCGGTGCGTCTACGAATCAATTTGGATTCAATATCAACTGGGTCTGTGCGAGCGGCTTGGTCGTGGTGGTGCAAGCCTCCACAAATCTAGCTGATTCTTTTTGGTTGGGTATGAAAACTAACACTCTTGCTGGCGATTCCCTCTATTTCAGTGATCCCCAGTGGACGAATTATCCAGGGCGGTATTATCGAATCAGTTCGCCCTGAGTCAAACTCTCCCCCCTTCATCTATCTGATCCTGATCCTTATCATCACCTGCTCATAAATCTCTCGGAATCGTTGTGGTGATAGACAACCTGACCTCCGCCCCGGTGTCCAGTACAGCGGTTTTACGGATAGCGCAAGCGTGGCGTACGCTTGACTTTCATGTAACCATTTGCTATCGTATTACTTACATCGAAGCACCACTCCTAATCCCAATAATCATTCCCGGGATCGTTATATCGAGGTGGTGTGTATGTTCCAGAAAATTCTACCATTCTCACGGCCGTACGCAGGGCCGTCGAGACCAAGAGGATCTTGGACGAAAATCGGCGACTCCAAGCGGAAAACCGGCAGTATCAGGAGAACCTGGAGGAACTTGTGCGACAGCGCACGGGGGAATTGCGCGACGCGCTGGAGGGAACCATTCGTGCGATGGCGCTGGCCGTGGAATCAAGAGACCCCTATACGGCGGGGCACGAGCAGCGTGTGGCGTGGTTAGCCAGGGCCATCGCCGAGGAAATGGAGCGACCCGAAGAAGAAATTCTAGGCACATACTATGCCGGATTGGTTCATGATGTGGGAAAAATCTGCGTCCCGGCCGAGATCATGAGTTATCCGGGCAAACTGGGCAAAGAGGAGTTGGGCATCATTCGAAAGCATCCGGAAACAGGCGCGCGTATACTCAGTACTGTACGATTCCCCTGGCCGCTGGCCGAGATCGTTCTCCAGCATCACGAACGGCTGGACGGATCAGGTTATCCGCTCGGATTGTCGGGAGGCGCCATCAGGATCGAGTCCAGGATTCTTGCCGTGGCGGACGTGATTGAGGCCATGGCCAGCCACAGGCCGTACCGCGCGGCACTCGGGATTGAGGCGGCGCTCGCCGAGATCGTCGAAAGGCGAGGAACGTTTTATGATACCGATGTCGGGGACGCCTGTGTGCGGCTCTTTCGGGAGAAAGGGTTCAAGTTGGACGATGCAATGCCCGCTTTTGGAGAGGCCTCGTGAAATCATCTGGAAACAGGATGGGACGGGTACTGGTCGTTGATGACGAGAAGAGCATCCGCATCAGTTTGCGGGAGTTCCTGGTGGCCGATGACTATACGGTCGAAGTGGCCGCTGATGCGCAGGAAGCCCTGCGGCTCCTCGGAGACAACAATTTCGACGTTGTCGTCAGCGACATTGTTTTGCCGGGGATCAGTGGCATCGAACTCCTCCAAGCCATTCGTACCGCCGCCCCCTATGTCCAGGTCATCATGATGACGGGGGGGCCCACCATCGCTACAGCCGCGGAAGCGTTGCGATCCGGCGCCTTTGACTACCTCATCAAGCCTGCCGGCAAAAACGCAATCCTTCGCGCCGTCAGCAATGCGGCCACGATCAAGAAACTGGATGATGAACGACGGCGCGAGCAGGAGGCCAAGGAACGGTATCAGCAGGAACTTCAGGAAGTTGTGATTCGCCTGACTGCGGCCAATGAACAACTCTGCCAAGCCGCCGCCTTTCGCGAGGAGGTCGAGAACATCGTGCGCCACGATCTCAAGGCGCCTTTGTGTATCATCATTGGCGCTCCGGAACTGATCAGAATGACGCCCGGCAAACTGACGGAGGAACAGAGCGGATGGCTCGACAATATCGAGAGTGCGGGGCGTCGGATGTTGGATATGATCAACCGATCCCTTGACCTTTTCAAGATGGAACAGGGGATGTACACCCTTCGCCTGGAGGCGGTTGACCTCCTGCGAGTTGCGCAAGAGGTTATTATTCACAACACGACGCTCATGAGAGCCAAGGAGCTTGTCATTGACATCATGGTTGATGACCATCCCTACACAAAGACCGATGCGTTTGTGGTGCAGGGTGAGCGTATGTTGTGCTACTCCATGCTCGGAAACCTCCTGAAGAACGCTCTGGAGGCTTCGCCAACCGGCGCGACGGTGACCTTTCGATTCAAACGCGGTGATCCGATGGTGGTGAGCCTTCGAAACCGGGGATCCGTGCCGGAAAGCATCAGGGACCGATTCTTCCAGAAGTTTTCGACTGCAGGGAAGAAGCACGGCACCGGGCTCGGCGCCTATTCTGCCCGACTGATCGCCGAGTTGCATGGCGCCCGAATTAGTGTGGACACCTCGGTCCCGGATTTCACGACCGTCGTCATAGGTTTTCCCGGACATTCCGGCGCGGCTAGCAAGGAGTGTGGTGCATGACCTCGCCTCACCCGTCTTCTGCCCGGCGCTTATCCGTTTCAGTCTTTGACGACGAAGCCTGCTTTTGTGAGTTAATCAAGGGCTTTTTGAGTTCAGCAGGTTGTTCGGTGCAGTGCTTTACGGATGCCAGAAAAGGCCTGGCCGCGTTCCGGGATAAACCGACGGATATTGTCATCACTGATATTAACATGCCCGGTGGAATCGATGGATTGGCCCTCATTAAGATGCTCAAGGAACAAAGCCCGTTGATCGAGGTCATTGTAATGACCGGTAGTGCGGACAAAAATGTGGCGATACAAGCCCTGCGGTTAGGTGCCTTCGATTTTCTCGAAAAACCGATCAACCGGGAAGACCTGGTGGCGACGGTGAAGCGGACTGTTCGCTACCGGGCCATTATCCAGGAGACGGAAGGCCTGGTTGAACGGCTATCACTCATGACGCGACAGGAATCTGAACGATGGGGCATTGAAGCGTTCGTGGGCAAGTCGGCTGCCATCCGGAAACTACTGCTCGATATCCGCCTACTGCAGCGGACGCCCAATACATCAGTCCTGATCACCGGTGAGAGTGGCACCGGCAAAGAGTTGGTAGCGCGAGCAATCCATTACGGAAGCGACCGTTCCCTCCAGCCTTTTGTGGCGGTGAACTGTGCCGCTGTCCCCGCAGAACTCGCCGATTCCATGCTTTTCGGGCATGTTCGTGGGGCTTTTACCGGCGCGACGGCGGATCGCAAGGGCTGTTTCGAGACGGCGGATAAAGGGACCGTCTTTCTGGATGAGATTGGCGACATGCACTTGAGCATACAGGCTAAACTGCTGCGTGTTCTTGAAGATAAAGTCGTCATGCCGGTTGGCGCGAACCAGGGAATAAAAACCAATGTGCGCATCGTGTCGGCCACCAACGCGTCCTTGGAATCCAAAATAGCCGCCGGAACCTTTCGATCAGATCTCTTCTACCGCCTGGCCACTTTCCCTTTTATTCTGCCCCCGTTACGCGAACGCCCCGAGGATATTTCGTTACTGGCCAGGCATTTCGCCTTGAAACTTTCCCTGGAAATGGGAATGCCTTGTCCCATTTTCAAGGAAGAGACCTTGATCATTCTGGAGAAACAGCGTTTCCCCGGGAATGTGCGCGAATTGAAAAACAGGGTTGAACGGGCGCTGATTGAGTGCGCCGGCAAAAATATTGCTCCTGAACACCTTCACTTCCATGATAAACCCCTTGCCGGGGACTCCAAACATGCGGAGGAAGGCACGACGGCATCGGGTTTCGATGAAATTCCTTTAAATTTGCATGCCGCTGAGCGGGTTCTGGCCCAGCGGAGCCTTGCGAAAACCAACGGAAATGTTTCAGTGGCGGCGCAACAGATGGGCATCAGCCGCGCCAAATTCTACCGCCTGACGTTACTCACCCCGTAGAGGTTGTCGGCGAAGAATGTTTCGATGTATTGCTTCAGCATGACGATGCTCATGGGTTTGCAAAGATATCGCTCTCCCTGTTCCGCCAAACGGGCCGCTTCCTCCTTGCTCACCACTGAGGTGAAATAGATGATAGGAATCCTGCAGATGTCCGCCTTCGCTCTCAGTTGTTGCGCTACGGCGCCTCCATCCATGTCCGGCATGACCACATCAAGCAGGATCAGATCGGGCATGAAGGCA
This genomic interval from bacterium contains the following:
- a CDS encoding HD domain-containing phosphohydrolase, which translates into the protein MYVPENSTILTAVRRAVETKRILDENRRLQAENRQYQENLEELVRQRTGELRDALEGTIRAMALAVESRDPYTAGHEQRVAWLARAIAEEMERPEEEILGTYYAGLVHDVGKICVPAEIMSYPGKLGKEELGIIRKHPETGARILSTVRFPWPLAEIVLQHHERLDGSGYPLGLSGGAIRIESRILAVADVIEAMASHRPYRAALGIEAALAEIVERRGTFYDTDVGDACVRLFREKGFKLDDAMPAFGEAS
- a CDS encoding response regulator, producing the protein MKSSGNRMGRVLVVDDEKSIRISLREFLVADDYTVEVAADAQEALRLLGDNNFDVVVSDIVLPGISGIELLQAIRTAAPYVQVIMMTGGPTIATAAEALRSGAFDYLIKPAGKNAILRAVSNAATIKKLDDERRREQEAKERYQQELQEVVIRLTAANEQLCQAAAFREEVENIVRHDLKAPLCIIIGAPELIRMTPGKLTEEQSGWLDNIESAGRRMLDMINRSLDLFKMEQGMYTLRLEAVDLLRVAQEVIIHNTTLMRAKELVIDIMVDDHPYTKTDAFVVQGERMLCYSMLGNLLKNALEASPTGATVTFRFKRGDPMVVSLRNRGSVPESIRDRFFQKFSTAGKKHGTGLGAYSARLIAELHGARISVDTSVPDFTTVVIGFPGHSGAASKECGA
- a CDS encoding sigma-54 dependent transcriptional regulator; the encoded protein is MTSPHPSSARRLSVSVFDDEACFCELIKGFLSSAGCSVQCFTDARKGLAAFRDKPTDIVITDINMPGGIDGLALIKMLKEQSPLIEVIVMTGSADKNVAIQALRLGAFDFLEKPINREDLVATVKRTVRYRAIIQETEGLVERLSLMTRQESERWGIEAFVGKSAAIRKLLLDIRLLQRTPNTSVLITGESGTGKELVARAIHYGSDRSLQPFVAVNCAAVPAELADSMLFGHVRGAFTGATADRKGCFETADKGTVFLDEIGDMHLSIQAKLLRVLEDKVVMPVGANQGIKTNVRIVSATNASLESKIAAGTFRSDLFYRLATFPFILPPLRERPEDISLLARHFALKLSLEMGMPCPIFKEETLIILEKQRFPGNVRELKNRVERALIECAGKNIAPEHLHFHDKPLAGDSKHAEEGTTASGFDEIPLNLHAAERVLAQRSLAKTNGNVSVAAQQMGISRAKFYRLTLLTP
- a CDS encoding response regulator, whose amino-acid sequence is PQHPLRNYFYRLRADPNPSDVVLSKIVSYGLGMVGYEARVENDSSHALLAVRAFMPDLILLDVVMPDMDGGAVAQQLRAKADICRIPIIYFTSVVSKEEAARLAEQGERYLCKPMSIVMLKQYIETFFADNLYGVSNVRR